The following proteins are co-located in the Heliorestis convoluta genome:
- the sigI gene encoding RNA polymerase sigma factor SigI: MEQLSRNSMAMNRFQEPGFLLVRAQEGDDTSRNALIKKFTPFIMRVASNVSGRYVRLGSDDEASIGLIAFNEAINNYREEKGVSFLSFADTVIRRRLIDYFRKESKAQKVLPLSSFEDRNDESGEDVSNRLEIRQAQETFRIENEATDRRAEIVQYDKLLRDFGLSFAELVEVSPKHEDARRRAIDVARLIAETKEYRDYLKVKGSLPLKALEKEVDMSRKTLERQRKYIIAVTVIFLENLEYLKEYINKV; encoded by the coding sequence TTGGAACAATTATCACGTAACAGCATGGCCATGAATCGGTTCCAAGAGCCCGGATTCCTTCTTGTTCGCGCCCAGGAAGGCGATGATACTTCCAGGAATGCGCTGATCAAAAAGTTTACCCCTTTTATCATGCGCGTTGCCTCCAATGTTAGTGGACGTTATGTACGCCTAGGCAGTGATGATGAGGCAAGTATTGGACTCATCGCTTTTAACGAAGCTATCAACAACTATCGCGAAGAAAAAGGCGTATCTTTCCTCTCTTTTGCTGATACAGTCATTCGTCGACGTCTTATTGACTATTTCCGTAAAGAGTCTAAAGCACAAAAAGTGCTACCTCTATCTTCTTTTGAAGATCGGAACGATGAATCAGGAGAGGATGTATCCAATCGTCTTGAGATTCGCCAGGCCCAGGAAACATTTCGAATTGAAAATGAAGCAACAGACCGACGAGCAGAGATTGTTCAATACGACAAGCTTCTTCGTGACTTTGGTCTTTCCTTCGCCGAGTTGGTAGAAGTATCACCCAAGCACGAAGACGCCCGTCGACGAGCTATCGATGTAGCCCGCCTCATTGCAGAAACAAAAGAATATAGAGACTATCTAAAGGTCAAAGGCTCCTTGCCTCTAAAAGCACTGGAAAAAGAAGTAGACATGAGTCGCAAAACCTTAGAGAGACAGCGGAAGTATATTATTGCTGTCACTGTCATTTTCTTAGAAAACTTAGAATACCTCAAAGAATATATTAACAAGGTCTGA
- a CDS encoding Lrp/AsnC family transcriptional regulator encodes MYDAVDCRILQHLQRNGRVTQTELASLVGLSSPAVAERIKKLEEKGVIQGFQARLSAKALQLDLTAFVNLRLDHPNCYEGFVERVANCDNILECHKVTGDDGFLLKIRVRDTWELDQLLSSYILTTPGVVHTRTSIALTTQKEESTLPLPVAEEESA; translated from the coding sequence ATGTATGATGCCGTAGATTGCCGGATATTGCAGCACCTCCAACGTAATGGAAGAGTAACCCAGACAGAGCTTGCGTCTCTGGTTGGGCTTTCCTCTCCAGCCGTTGCTGAACGAATCAAGAAGTTGGAGGAAAAAGGAGTTATTCAAGGTTTTCAAGCCCGTCTGAGTGCGAAAGCATTACAACTAGATCTAACTGCTTTCGTCAATCTTCGTCTCGATCATCCCAACTGTTACGAAGGTTTCGTCGAACGAGTTGCAAATTGCGATAATATTCTCGAATGTCACAAAGTTACAGGCGACGATGGTTTTTTATTGAAAATTCGTGTCCGAGATACTTGGGAGTTAGATCAGCTTTTGTCATCGTACATTCTAACAACGCCTGGTGTAGTTCACACGCGAACATCCATTGCATTGACCACACAAAAGGAAGAGTCGACGTTGCCTTTGCCTGTTGCTGAAGAGGAAAGCGCTTAG
- a CDS encoding SpoIID/LytB domain-containing protein, with the protein MDKAQRKGWLYGLGILLSLFFLVMPLSQARAETVDVPTVRVLIDQPVTVEIKIASGRYGLIDEQTGMPIDYQPTQGDWRITAVGRALQITSGGQALPRTYSGPIYLHGIAGTENILEINGKKYRGNLRIYPPQAVDQRGLVLINDLDLESYLYGVVGPEMGFGAPQEALKAQAVVSRSYALYHLTIRQRSNSLFDLRADTSSQVYRGIEGERDHIRQVVDDTRGQVLHYDGRVIEAVYHSNAGGKTESAQFVWNESRPYLEGVTSPDDAYAEELSTATAAAYRWRKTITAQEITERAQSITGRDIGTVKAIRIAEKSPTGRVIRLEVVGSKETITVDKLLVRALVNTPSTLFTVASAVTSTENTIVGKPTGNSTITVLAADESPRAYTIKEASVFAMGADLIPRQVDAAKELFILSQGGLNQSSTIEIRPGDTFTLQGHGYGHGVGMSQWGAMGMSIKGKTYKEIVEHYYGGSQRNGRLQIVGDWGT; encoded by the coding sequence TTGGACAAGGCACAGAGAAAAGGATGGCTCTATGGCCTGGGCATCCTACTTAGTCTCTTCTTTCTTGTCATGCCGCTGTCTCAAGCTAGAGCAGAAACAGTAGACGTTCCTACAGTTCGAGTACTCATCGATCAACCTGTAACAGTAGAAATTAAAATTGCTTCAGGTCGATACGGATTAATCGATGAGCAGACGGGAATGCCTATCGATTATCAGCCTACGCAAGGGGACTGGCGGATTACCGCCGTTGGACGAGCTCTTCAGATAACTTCGGGAGGGCAAGCACTGCCACGTACATACAGCGGACCGATTTACCTACATGGAATCGCCGGTACAGAGAATATATTGGAGATAAACGGTAAAAAATACCGAGGAAACCTGCGAATCTATCCTCCGCAAGCAGTAGACCAAAGAGGGTTGGTCTTGATTAATGATCTTGATCTCGAATCCTATCTCTATGGCGTCGTCGGTCCCGAAATGGGCTTCGGTGCACCTCAAGAAGCGCTAAAAGCACAGGCTGTTGTATCTCGCAGCTATGCTTTGTATCACTTGACGATCCGACAACGAAGCAACAGTCTTTTTGATCTACGGGCAGACACAAGCAGCCAAGTCTATCGAGGTATTGAAGGCGAAAGAGATCATATTCGACAAGTCGTCGATGATACGAGAGGACAAGTCCTTCATTATGATGGCAGGGTGATTGAAGCAGTTTATCACTCTAACGCAGGTGGTAAAACAGAAAGTGCTCAATTTGTATGGAATGAAAGCAGGCCCTATCTAGAAGGCGTGACTTCGCCAGATGATGCTTATGCAGAAGAACTTAGTACAGCCACCGCTGCGGCCTATCGTTGGCGCAAAACCATTACAGCACAGGAAATTACAGAGCGAGCGCAATCGATTACAGGTCGCGATATTGGAACAGTAAAAGCAATCAGAATTGCCGAGAAAAGCCCCACAGGTCGGGTCATTCGCCTTGAAGTCGTTGGCTCTAAAGAGACGATAACAGTGGATAAGCTTCTCGTTCGAGCTCTGGTAAACACACCGTCTACACTTTTTACAGTCGCTAGCGCCGTAACAAGTACAGAAAACACAATTGTAGGCAAACCCACTGGCAACAGCACGATTACAGTACTAGCAGCCGACGAAAGCCCACGGGCTTACACAATCAAAGAAGCCTCTGTCTTCGCCATGGGTGCTGACCTTATACCTCGACAAGTCGATGCAGCCAAGGAGCTTTTTATACTCAGCCAAGGTGGCTTGAACCAATCTAGTACCATAGAGATTCGTCCCGGTGATACCTTTACATTGCAAGGCCATGGTTATGGTCATGGTGTAGGCATGAGCCAATGGGGCGCTATGGGAATGTCTATCAAAGGAAAAACATATAAAGAAATCGTTGAACATTATTATGGCGGCAGTCAGAGAAATGGCCGACTTCAAATCGTAGGAGACTGGGGAACCTGA
- a CDS encoding anti-sigma factor domain-containing protein: MDQRGVVLEITEEEAIVLTDNGEFKRIPLPQPVPAIGDEIVISPDKRRQQKQGKSKKRQAWYWMGLAVAALFLFALNMSGLKSIFYEKTEQQDVALLEEQDPSLEEPILSKPVRYVSVDINPSIELGLNEQDQVITMRSLNDEGEKIIAQRALEGLPVEKAIQEIAAEALLQGYLASNKANTLLITVYTEGEENEKEAQKVLEDKLRQSAQQILAQDNLPTHKVQTIQVSKEQRERAEELGLSVGKFAQLLDAMEQGVPEEKDEKPPTENRSSLGTEPMERKGTQEIDRKENQDQENQNKQKQKQEKTASDPIERDVMDNNKIDPEEINQERMDQEHDVIDNDAMDHDTIEVSPTNTRIEKDRKAEVQSSS; encoded by the coding sequence GTGGATCAACGCGGGGTTGTACTAGAAATTACAGAAGAAGAAGCGATTGTTCTTACTGACAACGGTGAGTTCAAGCGCATACCTCTTCCCCAGCCTGTTCCAGCGATTGGTGATGAAATTGTTATATCACCGGATAAACGGAGGCAGCAAAAGCAGGGAAAAAGCAAAAAGAGGCAAGCGTGGTACTGGATGGGCCTTGCCGTAGCAGCCTTGTTTTTGTTTGCATTGAACATGTCTGGCTTGAAAAGCATCTTTTATGAAAAGACAGAGCAACAGGACGTGGCTCTTCTAGAAGAACAGGACCCATCTCTAGAAGAGCCCATACTTTCAAAGCCTGTTCGATATGTATCCGTCGATATCAATCCTTCTATTGAGCTCGGTCTCAATGAACAAGATCAAGTCATAACAATGCGCTCTCTCAACGATGAGGGAGAAAAAATCATTGCCCAAAGAGCTTTAGAAGGATTGCCAGTAGAAAAAGCGATTCAAGAAATTGCGGCAGAAGCACTTCTTCAAGGCTATCTCGCTTCCAATAAAGCCAATACGCTTCTTATTACTGTCTATACAGAGGGAGAAGAAAATGAAAAGGAAGCGCAGAAAGTCTTAGAAGATAAGTTGCGTCAATCGGCGCAGCAAATACTAGCGCAAGATAATTTGCCGACTCATAAGGTTCAGACGATTCAAGTCTCGAAAGAACAACGAGAAAGAGCGGAAGAACTCGGTTTATCAGTTGGCAAATTTGCACAGCTTCTTGATGCAATGGAGCAAGGGGTTCCAGAGGAAAAAGACGAAAAACCTCCAACAGAGAATCGCTCATCTCTAGGAACGGAGCCAATGGAGAGAAAAGGTACACAAGAAATAGACAGGAAAGAGAATCAAGACCAAGAGAATCAAAATAAGCAGAAACAAAAGCAAGAAAAAACTGCTTCCGATCCAATCGAGCGTGACGTTATGGATAATAACAAAATCGATCCAGAGGAGATAAATCAAGAACGGATGGATCAGGAGCATGACGTCATAGATAACGATGCTATGGATCATGACACAATCGAAGTGAGTCCAACGAATACAAGGATAGAAAAAGATAGAAAAGCAGAAGTTCAATCTTCCAGCTAA
- the ruvA gene encoding Holliday junction branch migration protein RuvA, with translation MISFLRGLLVGVGEDAIVLDVSGVGYHVFVPSTVLEQLPRVGETMKIHTYFHHREEQVQLFGFQSEEELAFFRLLLEVSGIGPKVGLAILSTFPAKQLERAIVTEDMMVLTRIPGIGKKTAQRLVVELRDKLLKQGLRVLPITYAYAGESAVPSFSEEANQSTFVITAATSSEVSPVVEIGSTEGNEAGARTTALDGTTKEAQNEGQNKALGEANQEAKRHRKNTSTLRQRRRQPREEALEALQALGYSSNEAKDALIELAATTESEASVEEWIKGALRYLARG, from the coding sequence TTGATTTCCTTTTTACGAGGCCTATTGGTTGGTGTCGGTGAAGATGCTATCGTACTAGATGTTTCAGGTGTAGGATACCACGTTTTTGTACCTTCTACTGTTTTAGAGCAGTTACCTCGAGTCGGAGAGACGATGAAAATTCATACATATTTTCATCACCGAGAAGAGCAGGTGCAACTTTTTGGTTTTCAATCGGAAGAAGAGCTGGCCTTTTTTCGTTTATTGCTAGAAGTCAGTGGTATTGGACCTAAAGTAGGATTGGCCATTCTTTCTACGTTCCCGGCCAAGCAGCTAGAGCGAGCCATCGTGACGGAAGATATGATGGTATTAACAAGAATTCCCGGTATCGGTAAAAAAACAGCGCAACGGCTGGTCGTAGAACTTCGTGACAAATTACTCAAACAAGGGCTTCGCGTTTTGCCAATTACCTATGCTTATGCAGGTGAGAGTGCAGTTCCTTCTTTTTCTGAGGAGGCAAATCAATCAACCTTTGTAATAACAGCAGCAACGTCATCAGAAGTCTCACCAGTAGTCGAAATAGGGTCTACAGAAGGCAATGAAGCAGGCGCCAGAACAACAGCCTTAGATGGCACAACAAAGGAAGCCCAGAATGAAGGGCAGAACAAAGCGTTGGGAGAAGCGAACCAAGAAGCCAAAAGGCATAGAAAAAATACAAGCACTTTGCGTCAACGGAGAAGACAGCCGCGGGAAGAAGCTTTAGAGGCTTTACAAGCCTTGGGTTACTCCAGCAACGAAGCCAAAGATGCTTTAATTGAACTTGCTGCTACAACAGAATCGGAGGCTTCCGTCGAAGAATGGATCAAAGGAGCGTTACGCTACCTAGCTAGAGGATGA
- the queA gene encoding tRNA preQ1(34) S-adenosylmethionine ribosyltransferase-isomerase QueA, producing the protein MNVDQFDYELPREAIAQAPIEPRDASKLMVLNRQNGLIEHRIFREIKELLRPGDLLVLNRSRVIPARLFGVKKGTDTAVEMVLLTPKGEDRWEVLVRPGRRLKAGTTVEFGEDLQADIIDSTAFGGRLVKFRYCGDFDQLLEEKGQMPLPPYIERPLQKEETERYQTIYSKEKGSAAAPTAGLHFTPELLQDLKEAGVEIATVLLHVGLGTFRPVQAEKVEDHQMHAEFYQIDEEAAQAITKARQEGRRIVAVGTTVVRTLESVAALEKGAVKATSGWTDIFIYPGYNFQVIDGLITNFHLPRSTLLMLVSAFANRDTIMAAYEEAVQKDYRFFSFGDAMMII; encoded by the coding sequence ATGAACGTTGATCAATTCGACTATGAACTACCTCGCGAAGCGATAGCACAAGCACCCATTGAACCACGTGACGCCTCCAAACTGATGGTTCTTAATCGGCAAAATGGTCTCATAGAGCATCGGATATTTCGCGAAATTAAAGAGCTACTCCGCCCCGGTGACTTGCTCGTCTTAAATCGTAGCCGTGTCATACCAGCTCGCCTTTTTGGAGTAAAAAAAGGCACCGATACAGCTGTAGAAATGGTCTTGCTGACGCCAAAAGGAGAAGACCGCTGGGAAGTACTTGTCCGTCCAGGACGAAGACTAAAAGCAGGCACTACTGTAGAGTTTGGTGAAGATCTGCAAGCAGACATCATAGACAGCACGGCCTTTGGTGGAAGACTTGTCAAGTTTCGCTATTGTGGTGATTTTGACCAACTTTTAGAAGAAAAAGGGCAAATGCCACTGCCACCGTACATTGAACGACCCTTGCAAAAAGAAGAAACAGAGCGATACCAAACGATTTATAGCAAAGAAAAAGGCTCTGCAGCGGCACCTACAGCAGGTCTTCACTTTACGCCAGAGTTGCTGCAAGATCTTAAAGAGGCAGGCGTGGAGATTGCTACCGTACTGCTCCATGTAGGGCTAGGCACTTTCCGGCCTGTGCAAGCTGAAAAAGTAGAAGACCATCAGATGCACGCAGAATTTTATCAAATCGATGAGGAAGCCGCCCAAGCTATTACGAAAGCCAGGCAAGAAGGTAGACGGATTGTTGCTGTTGGAACTACAGTCGTAAGAACCCTTGAATCAGTGGCTGCATTAGAAAAAGGTGCTGTCAAAGCCACCTCAGGTTGGACCGATATCTTTATCTATCCTGGTTACAACTTTCAAGTAATCGACGGTCTGATCACTAACTTTCACTTACCTCGTTCTACCTTACTCATGCTCGTTTCTGCTTTTGCGAACCGCGATACCATCATGGCGGCCTATGAAGAAGCAGTGCAAAAAGACTACCGTTTCTTTAGCTTTGGTGACGCAATGATGATCATTTAA
- a CDS encoding YebC/PmpR family DNA-binding transcriptional regulator, with product MAGHSKWANIKHKKAKVDAQRGKIFTKLSREIIVAVRQGGPDPNGNFRLKIAIQKAKEANLPNDNIQRAIQRGAGAGEGANYEELSYEGYGPGGVAVLIEAMTDNRNRTASEIRHLFTKYGGNLGESGCVAWMFDRKGLIRLEVDEEKGEKPFDEDEVMLQALDAGAFDVQTGPYEVEIYTTPEELEEVKNKISEIGYTITTAEITMVPQNMVAVTEKDQAEKLLKFMEIVDEQDDVQNVYANFDLSESLLQEI from the coding sequence ATGGCCGGACATTCAAAATGGGCCAATATCAAGCACAAAAAAGCAAAAGTAGATGCTCAGAGAGGAAAAATATTTACCAAGTTATCCCGTGAAATTATTGTAGCAGTTCGTCAAGGTGGTCCTGACCCCAACGGCAACTTCCGTTTGAAAATAGCCATTCAAAAAGCCAAAGAAGCCAACTTGCCGAACGACAATATACAACGGGCCATTCAACGAGGTGCTGGCGCCGGAGAGGGTGCCAATTATGAAGAACTGTCCTACGAAGGTTATGGCCCTGGTGGTGTAGCTGTTCTAATCGAAGCCATGACAGACAATAGAAATCGAACAGCCAGTGAAATTCGACACCTTTTCACAAAGTACGGTGGCAACTTGGGAGAAAGTGGTTGTGTGGCTTGGATGTTCGACCGCAAAGGCTTGATTCGTCTAGAGGTAGATGAAGAAAAAGGAGAAAAACCTTTTGACGAAGATGAAGTCATGCTGCAAGCACTAGACGCAGGTGCTTTCGACGTACAAACAGGGCCTTATGAGGTAGAAATTTACACGACGCCGGAAGAATTAGAAGAAGTAAAAAATAAAATATCCGAAATAGGCTATACCATAACTACAGCAGAAATCACCATGGTACCGCAAAATATGGTAGCTGTTACAGAAAAAGACCAGGCTGAAAAACTACTTAAGTTTATGGAAATTGTAGATGAACAAGATGATGTTCAAAATGTCTATGCTAATTTCGATCTGTCAGAATCATTATTACAAGAAATATAA
- a CDS encoding epoxyqueuosine reductase QueH gives MKLLLHSCCGPCSIYPIEQLRQEGYDVNAYFYNPNIHPYKEFRRRLETLEGYTSAINVPLIKEETYELESFLQKVAQDPASRCPHCYRMRLYKAAEKGRQLSMDAFTTTLLISPYQNHEMLKALGEEIGKELSIPFLYKDFRHGFREGQQQARERELYRQPYCGCIYSEKDRYYKPKKEE, from the coding sequence ATGAAGCTACTTCTTCACAGTTGCTGTGGTCCTTGCAGTATCTATCCAATCGAACAATTGCGACAAGAAGGTTACGATGTAAATGCCTACTTTTACAACCCTAACATTCACCCTTATAAAGAATTTCGTCGGCGCCTTGAAACCTTAGAGGGTTACACGTCTGCCATTAATGTACCTTTAATCAAAGAAGAGACTTATGAACTAGAATCTTTCCTGCAGAAAGTAGCGCAGGACCCTGCTTCACGCTGTCCTCATTGCTACCGCATGCGGCTTTATAAAGCCGCAGAAAAAGGGCGGCAATTGTCGATGGACGCTTTTACAACCACATTGCTTATCAGCCCCTATCAGAATCATGAAATGTTGAAAGCCCTAGGAGAAGAGATAGGCAAAGAACTATCCATTCCTTTTCTATATAAAGATTTTCGCCATGGCTTCAGAGAAGGGCAACAACAAGCCCGAGAACGAGAGTTATACAGGCAACCCTACTGCGGTTGTATTTACAGTGAAAAAGATCGTTATTACAAGCCGAAGAAGGAGGAATGA
- the nadE gene encoding NAD(+) synthase, with product MSTGEVTLQLEIEDMEQEIERRCQFICQQVQQARRQGIVVGLSGGIDSAVTAALCQRALGKEKVLALWIGAHSAEEHAQDAKLIAQKLELPLVEINLDEVTSQLVKSIEGPLQKRGLITGGLSTLTIGNTKARERMTVLYAVANELGYLVAGTCNRTEIYLGYETKGGDQLCDFNPLATLVKAQVRAMASYLGIPEKIITKAPSADLWQGQTDEAEMGFTYQEADRYILTGEGPEEVVKKIQHLHKCSEHKRTLPPVI from the coding sequence TTGTCTACAGGAGAAGTAACTTTACAGCTAGAAATAGAAGATATGGAACAGGAAATAGAACGACGTTGTCAATTTATTTGCCAACAAGTGCAGCAAGCAAGACGCCAGGGCATCGTTGTTGGACTCAGCGGAGGCATTGATAGCGCTGTTACAGCAGCCCTCTGTCAACGAGCCTTAGGTAAAGAGAAGGTGCTAGCACTTTGGATTGGTGCCCACAGTGCTGAAGAACACGCTCAGGATGCGAAACTAATTGCACAAAAACTAGAACTTCCTTTAGTTGAGATTAATCTTGATGAAGTAACTTCTCAACTCGTTAAAAGCATTGAAGGACCCTTACAAAAAAGAGGCTTGATCACAGGAGGCCTTTCTACACTTACGATCGGTAACACCAAAGCACGCGAAAGAATGACAGTGCTTTATGCAGTTGCCAATGAACTAGGCTATCTTGTTGCAGGCACTTGCAACCGAACAGAGATTTATTTAGGCTATGAAACCAAAGGTGGCGATCAACTTTGTGACTTCAATCCACTCGCCACTTTAGTAAAAGCACAAGTACGAGCTATGGCAAGCTACCTGGGAATTCCCGAAAAAATTATCACCAAGGCACCATCGGCTGATCTTTGGCAGGGGCAAACGGACGAAGCAGAGATGGGTTTTACTTACCAGGAGGCAGATCGCTATATTCTTACTGGAGAAGGTCCTGAAGAAGTGGTCAAAAAGATACAACATCTGCATAAATGCTCCGAACACAAGCGAACGTTACCGCCTGTAATCTAA
- the ruvC gene encoding crossover junction endodeoxyribonuclease RuvC, whose product MIILGIDPGTALCGYGLIEVQGNRLSSLAYGVIRTTAEKPLPSRLLMIAEELEALIAKYKPHRLAVEEVFFSRNVTTAMTVGQARGVILLAAAKAGIPVSEYKPTQVKQAVVGYGRAEKGQVQDMVRLLLCLSEKPKPDDVADALAVAICCAHSVHQEERTC is encoded by the coding sequence CTGATTATCCTGGGAATTGACCCGGGGACGGCTTTATGCGGTTATGGACTCATTGAAGTACAAGGGAACCGGCTTTCGTCCCTTGCTTATGGCGTCATACGAACGACTGCAGAAAAGCCTTTGCCTTCCCGTCTTTTGATGATTGCAGAAGAACTAGAAGCTTTGATTGCAAAGTACAAGCCCCACCGTCTAGCGGTAGAAGAAGTTTTTTTCAGCCGCAATGTAACAACGGCCATGACCGTTGGACAGGCCCGGGGCGTTATTTTATTAGCTGCTGCCAAAGCAGGGATACCTGTCAGTGAGTATAAGCCTACGCAGGTCAAGCAAGCTGTCGTCGGCTATGGCAGAGCAGAAAAAGGACAAGTTCAAGACATGGTCCGTCTCTTGCTCTGCTTATCAGAAAAACCTAAGCCTGACGATGTAGCCGATGCCTTGGCTGTAGCAATCTGTTGTGCCCATAGTGTGCACCAGGAGGAGAGGACCTGTTGA
- a CDS encoding DUF2905 domain-containing protein, translated as MLDGASFGKWIMIIGLGLTLVGGLLWLLSQFISIGRLPGDFSFQKGNMTFYFPLATGLLISLILTILLNLIGRR; from the coding sequence GTGTTAGACGGTGCGTCCTTTGGAAAGTGGATTATGATCATCGGTCTAGGCCTTACTCTTGTCGGGGGCTTACTCTGGCTACTCAGTCAATTCATTTCTATCGGTCGTCTTCCCGGTGACTTTTCCTTTCAGAAAGGAAACATGACTTTTTACTTTCCTTTAGCGACAGGACTTCTGATTAGCCTGATTTTAACGATTTTACTCAATCTTATAGGGCGGAGGTAA
- the ruvB gene encoding Holliday junction branch migration DNA helicase RuvB, which produces MEERLLSSTPQQEEGEAERSLRPRALQEYIGQEKLKANLSIFIEAALRRREALDHVLLYGPPGLGKTTLAQIIANELKVQLKITSGPAIERPGDLAAILTNLQPMDVLFIDEIHRLNRSVEEVLYPAMEDFGLDIVIGKGPSARSIRIDLPRFTLVGATTRAGMLTSPLRDRFGVIHRLEYYQPEELELIITRAATILAVAIEPAGAKAIALRARGTPRIANRLLKRVRDYAQVLSNGIITEQIAQDSLARLEVDPLGLDHTDRRYLEALIQKFGGGPVGVETLAASISESVDTLEDVIEPYLMQQGFINRTPRGRMVTISACQHMKMAVPQSLLALLEPAASTESMQPTLPLE; this is translated from the coding sequence ATGGAAGAGCGATTGCTTTCTTCGACACCGCAACAAGAAGAGGGGGAAGCAGAGCGTAGCTTGCGCCCGCGAGCGTTGCAAGAGTATATTGGCCAAGAGAAGTTAAAAGCCAATTTGTCAATTTTTATAGAAGCTGCTTTGCGACGACGAGAAGCCTTAGATCATGTCTTGCTCTACGGGCCGCCGGGCCTCGGGAAGACAACTCTGGCTCAAATTATTGCCAACGAATTGAAAGTGCAGCTCAAAATCACATCCGGTCCAGCCATTGAAAGACCGGGCGATCTAGCAGCCATTCTTACCAACTTACAGCCTATGGATGTTCTTTTTATCGATGAGATTCATCGGTTGAATCGGTCTGTCGAAGAAGTGCTCTACCCGGCCATGGAAGACTTTGGCCTTGATATCGTTATTGGCAAAGGACCTTCGGCACGCTCTATTCGTATTGACTTGCCTCGCTTCACTTTGGTAGGTGCAACAACGCGAGCAGGCATGCTGACCTCGCCCTTGCGAGATCGCTTTGGCGTCATTCATCGACTGGAGTATTATCAACCGGAAGAGTTAGAGCTGATTATTACCAGAGCGGCTACCATTTTAGCGGTTGCCATAGAACCAGCAGGTGCTAAAGCCATTGCCCTTCGTGCACGAGGCACACCGCGCATTGCCAACCGATTGCTCAAAAGAGTGAGAGACTATGCTCAAGTTCTCTCGAATGGCATTATCACAGAACAAATAGCGCAGGACTCACTGGCACGTCTGGAAGTTGATCCACTAGGACTCGATCATACAGACCGTCGCTATCTAGAAGCGTTGATTCAAAAGTTTGGTGGTGGCCCTGTTGGCGTTGAAACTTTAGCCGCTTCCATCAGTGAATCGGTGGACACTTTGGAAGACGTGATCGAACCCTATCTGATGCAACAAGGGTTTATCAACCGTACACCACGAGGTCGTATGGTTACTATTTCAGCCTGTCAGCATATGAAAATGGCTGTACCACAATCTTTGTTGGCCCTCTTAGAACCAGCAGCCAGTACGGAATCGATGCAACCTACCCTGCCATTGGAGTAG